Proteins co-encoded in one Novosphingobium sp. PP1Y genomic window:
- a CDS encoding NAD kinase, with translation MGEHSLSSEQKLALVVSNSAKAQAGADTLRKSHDWVSPEEADILVVLGGDGFLLHVLHEMLDRDTLKPCYGLNLGTVGFLMNHPHGHQVIGQRVKEAHPVPVSPLRMDAVDRSGVEFSYYAINEVSMLRETRQTAKLEVRINGRVRMEELAGDGILVATPVGSTAYNLSANGPILPLGSRMLALTPISPFRPRRWKGAILPESAEVEFRIREPEKRPVAAVADQKEVREVQSVRIRAATEKELTILFDPGYTLEERIFAEQFQV, from the coding sequence ATGGGGGAACATTCCTTGAGTAGCGAACAGAAGCTTGCCCTCGTCGTCTCGAACAGCGCCAAGGCGCAGGCCGGGGCCGACACGCTGCGCAAGTCTCACGACTGGGTTTCGCCGGAGGAGGCGGACATCCTCGTAGTCCTGGGCGGAGACGGTTTCCTGCTCCACGTCCTGCACGAAATGCTCGACAGGGACACGCTCAAGCCCTGCTACGGACTCAACCTGGGCACCGTTGGCTTCCTGATGAACCACCCGCATGGGCATCAGGTCATCGGCCAGCGCGTGAAAGAGGCGCACCCCGTCCCCGTCAGCCCGCTTCGCATGGACGCTGTGGATCGCTCCGGCGTGGAATTCAGCTACTACGCCATCAACGAAGTCTCGATGCTGCGCGAAACGCGCCAGACCGCGAAGCTGGAAGTGCGCATCAACGGCCGCGTGCGCATGGAGGAACTGGCGGGCGACGGCATCCTGGTGGCGACACCGGTGGGATCCACGGCCTACAACCTCTCTGCGAACGGACCGATCCTGCCGCTGGGCTCGCGCATGTTGGCCCTGACCCCGATCAGCCCCTTCCGTCCGCGCCGGTGGAAAGGTGCGATCCTGCCCGAAAGCGCCGAGGTCGAATTCCGGATTCGCGAACCGGAAAAGCGCCCCGTCGCCGCCGTCGCCGACCAGAAGGAAGTGCGCGAGGTCCAATCGGTGCGAATCCGCGCGGCAACCGAGAAGGAGCTGACGATCCTGTTCGACCCCGGCTACACGCTGGAAGAGCGTATCTTCGCCGAACAGTTCCAGGTCTGA
- a CDS encoding EAL domain-containing protein — translation MGGTQQGLALSGARGIEARLTGIPGLDVVRERIEHWRSDGACGPQHAHVHALLLGLRRLDAINIAYGAAAGDGALEEVAARISHFAEDELDGAWMVARAGGGTFLLIANEACSRERWQLFADQLAEAIARPIAVPSGVLRLSPRIALIRALDDESVDSMLDRLGHALQGVNEQQSGRLAWADGEVTPPGRSAAQLETDLLGAIDRDEIEILFQPQFSLADDRLTGAEALARWNHPELGRIGAGALFSIAERADHVAPLSRHIAHKALAAARDWSGDLRLSINVTPADLAFGSYVRQMLDLVRESGFPLRRLTLEVTEQAMISDVTLAAQTMAEFSSQGIRIALDDFGAGFCNFRYLKVLPIHYLKLDRSMIEGVASDKRDVAVLRAIVAMAEALDLQVIAEGIEEEAQREVAAKEGCAYYQGFLRAQPMSAAMFEKLARAEG, via the coding sequence ATGGGTGGCACACAGCAAGGGCTGGCATTGAGCGGGGCACGAGGTATCGAGGCGCGTCTGACCGGGATTCCCGGTCTGGACGTCGTGCGCGAGCGAATTGAACATTGGCGCAGCGACGGTGCCTGCGGTCCGCAGCATGCCCATGTCCATGCACTGCTTCTTGGCCTGAGGCGGCTCGATGCGATCAATATCGCCTATGGCGCAGCGGCCGGAGACGGTGCGCTTGAGGAAGTCGCCGCGCGGATCAGCCACTTTGCGGAAGACGAACTGGATGGGGCCTGGATGGTGGCGCGGGCAGGCGGGGGTACCTTCCTGCTGATCGCCAACGAGGCCTGCAGCCGCGAGCGCTGGCAGCTTTTCGCAGACCAGTTGGCCGAAGCCATTGCGCGCCCGATCGCGGTGCCATCGGGCGTCCTGCGCCTGTCGCCCCGAATTGCGCTGATTCGGGCGCTCGACGACGAAAGCGTGGATTCGATGCTCGATCGGCTCGGCCATGCGCTGCAGGGCGTCAACGAGCAGCAGAGCGGCAGACTCGCATGGGCAGACGGTGAAGTCACGCCGCCGGGGCGCTCGGCCGCGCAGCTTGAGACCGACCTGCTTGGCGCCATCGACCGCGATGAAATCGAGATACTGTTCCAGCCCCAGTTCAGCCTGGCAGACGACCGCCTGACCGGCGCCGAGGCCCTGGCGCGCTGGAACCATCCCGAACTCGGCCGTATCGGCGCCGGGGCGCTGTTTTCCATCGCCGAACGCGCCGACCACGTGGCGCCGCTATCGCGTCATATCGCGCACAAGGCACTCGCCGCAGCGCGCGACTGGTCGGGCGACCTGCGCCTCTCGATCAACGTCACGCCCGCCGATCTCGCCTTCGGCAGCTATGTGCGCCAGATGCTCGACCTGGTGCGCGAAAGCGGCTTTCCCTTGCGCCGCCTGACGCTGGAAGTGACCGAGCAGGCGATGATCAGCGACGTGACCCTGGCCGCGCAGACGATGGCCGAATTCTCCTCGCAGGGCATCCGCATCGCGCTCGACGATTTCGGGGCGGGGTTCTGCAATTTCCGCTACCTCAAGGTGCTGCCGATCCATTACCTCAAGCTCGACCGTTCGATGATCGAGGGCGTTGCCAGCGACAAACGCGACGTGGCCGTGCTGCGCGCGATCGTGGCCATGGCCGAGGCGCTCGACCTGCAGGTCATTGCCGAAGGCATCGAGGAAGAAGCTCAGCGCGAAGTCGCGGCGAAGGAAGGCTGCGCCTATTATCAGGGTTTCCTGCGCGCGCAGCCGATGAGCGCGGCGATGTTCGAGAAACTGGCGCGCGCGGAGGGCTGA
- a CDS encoding glycosyltransferase family 39 protein — protein sequence MASRAFTPQRLALAGSSPATLPAAVVIALFVLLARGGAFLTEHIDSDEWSYILMGADVAKGHLPFVHQFDLKPPVVFLLFGAVIATFGKSLLAIRLIGALAVFTAAFFTFLIARRATGAWPALAAALMSVALCSGTLGLDTSSELPAIAFMMPATWLLVRRETVGLADAALCGLLVSLAVLTRTNLAVVALAFGLLLLALSVMRPARCARHAWLAYGLAGLIPPAMLTLVYALAGELATFRLAMIDVPLAYSGQLSALDVLRLHAAQYYYTAQLAPLIYVPMTLLALAGMGASLPLLVRHRRDPDKAWFALVQWTGMIAVLASLLIGGAAYPHYWLQVMPFLAIFAALAFPAAARLGRLAPSAVVGAAALAASPVIAVLVTGTAQTVKLAANPDSADRSIRDAAQWIRARGGAGSPVWALHMHLALFYLDTPPLSRAGVYPSNLSRKAIIDTLADHDYVGHDEIGRIMASTPRFIVTDSMGRGRAWVRDAGRDIDGWLGARYRLARRMGQVEIYERI from the coding sequence ATGGCAAGCCGTGCATTTACACCGCAGCGACTCGCGCTCGCCGGGTCTTCTCCTGCAACCCTGCCGGCAGCCGTTGTCATCGCGCTCTTCGTGCTGCTCGCGCGCGGCGGCGCGTTCCTGACCGAACACATCGATTCGGACGAATGGAGCTACATCCTGATGGGCGCGGACGTGGCGAAGGGCCACCTGCCCTTCGTCCACCAGTTCGACCTCAAGCCGCCGGTCGTCTTCCTGCTGTTCGGCGCGGTCATCGCCACGTTCGGCAAGAGCCTGCTCGCGATCCGCCTGATCGGCGCCCTTGCGGTGTTCACTGCCGCGTTCTTCACCTTCCTGATCGCGCGGCGCGCCACCGGCGCCTGGCCGGCTCTGGCCGCAGCGCTGATGAGCGTCGCGCTCTGCTCGGGCACACTCGGGCTCGATACGAGTTCGGAACTGCCTGCCATCGCCTTCATGATGCCGGCCACATGGCTGCTGGTGCGCCGCGAGACGGTAGGCCTCGCCGATGCCGCACTGTGCGGTCTGCTCGTCTCGCTGGCGGTTCTGACGCGCACCAATCTGGCGGTGGTGGCGCTGGCCTTCGGATTGTTACTCCTTGCCCTGTCGGTCATGCGTCCGGCGCGGTGCGCGCGTCACGCCTGGCTGGCCTATGGCCTTGCCGGGCTGATCCCGCCCGCCATGCTGACGCTGGTCTATGCTCTTGCCGGAGAGCTGGCGACGTTCCGTCTGGCGATGATCGACGTTCCACTGGCCTATTCCGGCCAGCTTTCGGCCCTGGACGTGCTGCGGCTCCACGCGGCGCAATATTACTATACCGCGCAGCTTGCCCCGCTGATCTATGTCCCGATGACCCTGCTCGCACTTGCTGGCATGGGGGCCAGCCTGCCGCTGCTCGTCAGGCATCGCCGCGATCCGGACAAGGCCTGGTTCGCCCTCGTCCAGTGGACCGGAATGATTGCAGTCTTGGCCTCACTGCTGATCGGAGGAGCGGCCTATCCGCATTACTGGCTGCAGGTCATGCCCTTCCTCGCCATCTTCGCCGCCCTTGCCTTTCCCGCCGCAGCGCGCCTCGGGAGACTGGCGCCGAGTGCCGTTGTCGGCGCAGCGGCGCTTGCCGCCAGCCCGGTGATCGCCGTGCTGGTAACCGGAACCGCGCAGACCGTAAAACTTGCGGCGAACCCGGATTCTGCCGATCGCTCCATCCGCGATGCCGCGCAGTGGATCCGCGCCCGGGGCGGCGCCGGATCGCCGGTCTGGGCCCTCCACATGCACCTTGCGCTATTCTATCTCGATACACCGCCGCTCTCGCGCGCCGGGGTCTATCCGAGCAATCTGTCCCGCAAGGCCATCATCGATACGCTGGCGGACCACGACTATGTCGGCCACGATGAAATCGGCCGGATCATGGCGAGCACGCCGCGCTTCATCGTCACCGACAGCATGGGCCGAGGCCGGGCATGGGTGCGCGATGCCGGCCGGGACATCGACGGTTGGCTGGGCGCGCGCTACCGCCTCGCCAGGCGGATGGGACAGGTGGAAATCTACGAGAGGATCTGA